Proteins from one Nitrobacteraceae bacterium AZCC 2146 genomic window:
- a CDS encoding phosphatidylserine decarboxylase (product_source=KO:K01613; cath_funfam=2.40.50.100; cog=COG0688; ko=KO:K01613; pfam=PF02666; tigrfam=TIGR00164; transmembrane_helix_parts=Inside_1_20,TMhelix_21_43,Outside_44_232), with protein MSIANSIRAQIPPIHKEGYPFIGGFALASLVLFWIWTPLGWIGTLLTVWCALFFRDPVRVTPVREGIVVAPADGRVSLIAMVLPPAELGLGDQPLLRISIFMSVFNCHVNRSPVAGRIERIAYRPGKFINAELDKASEDNERNSLVISTPGGRIGVVQIAGLVARRIVSFVREGQTVGAGERFGLIRFGSRLDVFLPEGSKSLVSEGQTAIAGETVLADFRLGDGGRTYRVD; from the coding sequence ATGTCCATTGCCAACTCCATCCGTGCGCAAATTCCGCCGATCCACAAGGAAGGCTACCCGTTCATCGGCGGCTTTGCCCTGGCGAGCCTGGTGCTGTTCTGGATCTGGACGCCGCTGGGCTGGATCGGCACGCTGCTAACGGTCTGGTGTGCGCTGTTTTTCCGCGATCCGGTCCGCGTCACGCCGGTGCGCGAAGGCATCGTGGTGGCCCCGGCCGACGGCCGTGTCTCGCTGATCGCGATGGTGTTGCCGCCGGCCGAACTCGGCCTCGGCGACCAGCCGCTGCTGCGGATCTCGATTTTCATGAGCGTGTTCAACTGCCACGTGAACCGCAGCCCGGTGGCCGGCCGGATCGAGCGGATCGCCTATCGTCCCGGCAAGTTCATTAACGCCGAATTGGACAAGGCCAGCGAAGACAACGAGCGCAATTCGCTGGTTATCTCGACCCCGGGCGGGCGCATCGGCGTGGTGCAGATCGCTGGCCTGGTGGCGCGGCGTATCGTCTCATTCGTGCGCGAGGGCCAGACCGTTGGCGCCGGCGAGCGCTTCGGCCTGATCCGGTTCGGCTCGCGGCTCGACGTTTTCCTGCCCGAAGGTAGCAAATCGCTGGTTTCCGAGGGCCAGACCGCGATCGCCGGCGAAACCGTGCTGGCCGACTTCAGGCTCGGCGACGGTGGCCGGACCTACCGGGTCGATTAA
- a CDS encoding CDP-diacylglycerol--serine O-phosphatidyltransferase (product_source=KO:K17103; cog=COG1183; ko=KO:K17103; pfam=PF01066,PF08009; superfamily=103460; tigrfam=TIGR00473; transmembrane_helix_parts=Inside_1_19,TMhelix_20_42,Outside_43_109,TMhelix_110_129,Inside_130_140,TMhelix_141_163,Outside_164_172,TMhelix_173_195,Inside_196_207,TMhelix_208_230,Outside_231_290), translating into MPIDPHAPDTRRRRFRTIPVRMLVPNMITLLAISAGLTAIRLSTEGRMELAVAAIVFAAVLDGVDGRVARMIKGQSKFGAELDSLADFVNFGVAPGLILYFWQLHDLNNVGWIAAMIFAICGSLRLARFNATMDDPNKPAFAANFFTGMPAPLGAITVMLPIYLAFLGVPTPPSVLTMLFTLLIAFLMVSRLPVFSGKSVNMRVPPEMVLPVFVSVVLFIALLIGYPWHILSAVSLLYLLSLPIGWKSYRDQERALAAQSVVPTESVPAPASSYAPAPEVAPDDRPARLN; encoded by the coding sequence ATGCCCATCGATCCCCATGCGCCCGATACGCGCCGCCGCCGGTTCCGAACGATACCGGTCCGGATGCTGGTGCCCAACATGATCACCCTGCTGGCGATCAGCGCTGGGCTGACCGCCATCAGGCTGTCCACCGAAGGGCGGATGGAGCTGGCGGTGGCCGCCATTGTGTTCGCTGCCGTGCTCGACGGGGTCGACGGCCGTGTCGCCCGCATGATCAAGGGCCAGTCCAAATTCGGCGCCGAACTCGACAGCCTCGCCGATTTCGTCAATTTCGGCGTCGCGCCGGGCCTGATCCTGTATTTCTGGCAGCTGCACGACCTCAACAATGTCGGCTGGATCGCGGCGATGATCTTCGCCATCTGCGGCAGCCTGCGGCTGGCACGTTTCAACGCCACCATGGACGATCCCAACAAGCCGGCCTTCGCGGCGAACTTCTTCACCGGCATGCCGGCGCCGTTGGGCGCGATCACTGTGATGCTGCCGATCTATCTGGCGTTCCTGGGCGTGCCGACGCCGCCCTCCGTGCTGACGATGTTGTTCACGCTGCTGATCGCGTTCCTGATGGTGTCGCGGCTGCCGGTGTTTTCCGGCAAGTCGGTCAACATGCGGGTGCCGCCCGAAATGGTGCTGCCGGTGTTCGTCTCGGTGGTGCTCTTCATCGCGCTGCTGATCGGCTACCCTTGGCATATCCTGTCAGCAGTCTCGCTGCTGTATCTGCTCAGCCTGCCGATCGGCTGGAAGTCCTATCGCGATCAGGAGCGCGCCCTCGCGGCGCAATCCGTGGTGCCGACCGAATCCGTACCGGCCCCGGCATCGTCCTACGCGCCCGCGCCCGAAGTGGCGCCGGATGACCGGCCCGCGCGTCTCAATTGA
- a CDS encoding regulator of RNase E activity RraA (product_source=COG0684; cath_funfam=3.10.20.30; cog=COG0684; pfam=PF03737; superfamily=89562), whose protein sequence is MTNSATEPLPASVLEALGRYDTPTICNAMEIVASGRRLIGYTTRPLVCPFPNLPPIVGYARTATIRSIAASGLPAAEQQARRLAYYEYVGTGVGPRISVIQDIDGPEAGFGAFWGEVNSAVHKALGCLGVITDGSIRDIPQWAPGFQALAGSIGPSHAYVHVSEFGDEIRVAGMTVRSGDLIHADQHGAVVIPVDVAAKLPDAAELCGRRETPILDIARSSSFTLAKLREALKQSSEIH, encoded by the coding sequence GTGACGAATTCCGCGACCGAGCCGTTGCCCGCATCGGTTCTTGAGGCGCTTGGGCGCTACGACACGCCGACGATCTGCAACGCCATGGAGATTGTGGCGTCGGGGCGCCGGCTGATCGGTTACACGACCCGCCCGCTGGTTTGTCCGTTCCCGAATTTGCCGCCGATTGTCGGCTACGCCCGCACCGCCACCATCCGTTCGATCGCGGCGTCCGGCCTGCCTGCTGCCGAGCAGCAGGCGCGGCGCCTTGCCTATTACGAATATGTCGGCACCGGCGTTGGCCCGCGCATCAGCGTGATCCAGGACATCGACGGACCGGAGGCCGGCTTCGGTGCGTTCTGGGGCGAGGTCAACAGCGCGGTCCACAAGGCGCTCGGCTGCCTCGGTGTGATCACCGACGGTTCGATCCGCGACATTCCGCAATGGGCGCCGGGCTTCCAGGCGCTGGCCGGCTCGATCGGTCCATCCCATGCCTATGTCCACGTCAGTGAATTCGGCGATGAAATCCGCGTCGCCGGCATGACTGTGCGCTCGGGCGACCTGATCCATGCCGACCAGCATGGCGCGGTGGTGATACCCGTTGATGTCGCCGCAAAACTTCCCGATGCCGCCGAGCTCTGTGGCCGCCGCGAAACACCCATTCTCGATATCGCCCGCAGTTCGTCGTTCACACTCGCCAAGCTGAGAGAGGCACTGAAGCAATCGTCGGAAATTCACTGA
- a CDS encoding ubiquinone/menaquinone biosynthesis C-methylase UbiE (product_source=COG2226; cath_funfam=3.40.50.150; cog=COG2226; pfam=PF08241; superfamily=53335), whose protein sequence is MPVLLVIQARETVLAHITDMKKAWNERANRDPFFYVETELWDHDKGKFFELGRARAKELIDPVLAKYNIDPGDKTAVDVGCGVGRFTQALGLRFAKAVGVDVSEVMVEQAKIAAAEFSNLEFVSGDGVALPCPSDSADFVWSYEVFQHMPSHQVVKSNLHEVSRILRTGALGLVHFRTAHEYPTILWHIAKFTPTSVIQALKSRFGKDPLTADDSWRGAKPLPKDMITRFCEEAGLRVIEFLDDPTHAPGSRTFAVVQRGV, encoded by the coding sequence ATGCCCGTCCTGTTGGTAATTCAGGCTCGGGAGACGGTGTTGGCTCATATCACGGATATGAAGAAAGCCTGGAATGAGCGCGCCAACCGTGACCCGTTTTTCTACGTCGAAACCGAATTATGGGACCATGACAAAGGCAAGTTCTTCGAACTTGGGCGAGCACGCGCCAAGGAATTGATCGATCCGGTCCTCGCCAAATACAACATCGATCCCGGCGATAAGACGGCGGTCGATGTTGGCTGCGGCGTCGGCCGATTCACACAGGCCCTCGGACTACGGTTCGCCAAAGCGGTCGGCGTCGATGTTTCTGAAGTCATGGTTGAGCAGGCCAAAATAGCCGCCGCGGAATTCAGCAACCTGGAATTCGTTTCGGGGGATGGTGTCGCGTTGCCGTGTCCATCGGACAGTGCCGATTTTGTCTGGTCCTACGAAGTGTTTCAGCACATGCCTTCACATCAGGTCGTGAAGTCCAATTTGCACGAAGTGAGCAGAATACTTCGTACCGGCGCGCTCGGGCTGGTGCATTTCAGAACGGCGCACGAATATCCAACGATCCTTTGGCACATCGCGAAATTCACCCCGACCTCCGTCATTCAGGCTCTCAAATCCCGTTTCGGGAAGGACCCGCTGACGGCGGACGATTCCTGGCGCGGAGCCAAGCCGCTGCCGAAGGACATGATTACCAGGTTTTGTGAGGAAGCCGGGCTGAGGGTGATCGAGTTCCTGGATGATCCGACCCACGCTCCGGGGTCGCGGACGTTCGCCGTCGTGCAGCGAGGCGTTTGA
- a CDS encoding chemotaxis protein MotA (product_source=KO:K02556; cog=COG1291; ko=KO:K02556; pfam=PF01618; transmembrane_helix_parts=Inside_1_6,TMhelix_7_29,Outside_30_33,TMhelix_34_56,Inside_57_149,TMhelix_150_167,Outside_168_176,TMhelix_177_199,Inside_200_257): MDIMTGAGLLGGMAVIAVMVLMGGDLHMFISEHAMIIIFGGSITATMIRFPLGVMLHGLPLGAKFAFTMSRLSARDLVDELARIAEIARKQGPVGLEKVETDEPFLAKGIRYVADGYDLEFIRDNLERDRDNFLMHLNEGSKIYRAIGDCAPAFGMIGTLIGMVQMFSNMSDPSKLGPFMATALLATLYGALVANLFCLPIADKLHGKLLDEETNRTLIIDGILMIRDSKSPTLVREMLLAYLPEKHRHEEGEPVPA, from the coding sequence ATGGATATCATGACGGGCGCGGGGCTCCTTGGCGGCATGGCCGTCATCGCCGTGATGGTGCTCATGGGTGGCGATCTGCACATGTTCATCTCCGAACATGCCATGATCATCATCTTCGGCGGATCGATCACGGCGACGATGATCCGGTTTCCGCTCGGCGTCATGCTGCATGGGCTGCCGCTCGGCGCCAAATTTGCCTTCACGATGAGCCGGCTGTCGGCCCGCGATCTCGTCGACGAACTCGCCCGCATCGCCGAAATCGCCCGCAAGCAGGGTCCGGTCGGCCTGGAAAAGGTCGAGACCGACGAACCGTTCCTCGCTAAGGGCATCCGCTATGTCGCGGACGGCTACGATCTCGAATTCATCCGCGACAATCTCGAACGCGATCGCGACAATTTTCTGATGCACCTCAATGAAGGCAGCAAGATCTATCGCGCCATCGGCGACTGCGCGCCGGCCTTCGGCATGATCGGAACGCTGATCGGCATGGTGCAGATGTTCTCCAACATGTCGGATCCTTCGAAGCTTGGACCGTTCATGGCGACGGCCTTGCTCGCGACGCTGTACGGCGCGCTGGTGGCCAACCTGTTTTGTCTTCCGATCGCCGACAAGCTGCACGGCAAGTTGCTTGACGAGGAGACCAACCGGACCCTGATCATCGATGGCATCCTGATGATCCGCGACTCCAAGAGCCCGACGCTGGTCCGCGAGATGTTGCTGGCCTACCTGCCCGAGAAGCACCGCCATGAAGAGGGCGAGCCGGTCCCCGCATAA
- a CDS encoding chemotaxis protein MotB (product_source=KO:K02557; cath_funfam=3.30.1330.60; cog=COG1360; ko=KO:K02557; pfam=PF00691,PF13677; superfamily=103088; transmembrane_helix_parts=Inside_1_11,TMhelix_12_34,Outside_35_276), whose amino-acid sequence MAKKKREEAHGGHGWFVTFADLMGLLMSFFVMLVSYSTQDTAKLKIVAGSMRDAFGVQSDARYSGVIESDGLPTRGQTKNKGHVSPEEASNITSPDEKSSSGRPAGVKLKMDREFALASASLRQALQDMPEIAEISKNIMFEETTQGLNLEIIDQNGRSMFADGSKVPYERTRQLLQKLAGPLKATPLRVAIVGHTAAGYVPARSEYDAFDLSADRANVVRQILEREGLPPAHVFSVSGKADSQPLFPDDPSMAANRRVTITLMREDPPLPPNLKP is encoded by the coding sequence ATGGCGAAGAAAAAACGCGAAGAGGCTCATGGCGGTCATGGCTGGTTCGTGACTTTCGCCGACCTGATGGGTTTGTTGATGAGCTTCTTCGTGATGCTCGTGTCATACTCCACGCAGGACACCGCAAAGCTCAAGATCGTCGCCGGTTCGATGCGCGACGCATTTGGTGTGCAGTCCGACGCACGCTATTCCGGCGTCATCGAATCCGATGGATTGCCGACGCGCGGCCAGACCAAGAACAAGGGCCACGTCTCGCCGGAAGAAGCATCCAATATCACCAGCCCCGACGAAAAGAGTTCGAGCGGCCGGCCGGCCGGCGTCAAGCTGAAGATGGACCGCGAATTCGCGCTGGCTTCGGCGTCCTTGCGGCAGGCATTGCAGGACATGCCGGAGATCGCCGAGATCTCCAAGAACATCATGTTCGAGGAGACCACCCAGGGTCTCAATCTCGAAATCATCGATCAGAACGGCCGCTCGATGTTTGCCGATGGCTCCAAGGTGCCTTACGAGCGGACGCGACAACTGCTTCAGAAGCTTGCCGGCCCGTTGAAGGCGACGCCGTTGCGGGTCGCGATCGTGGGGCATACAGCCGCAGGTTATGTTCCGGCGCGCAGCGAATATGATGCCTTCGACCTGTCCGCGGATCGCGCCAATGTGGTGCGTCAAATTCTCGAGCGCGAAGGTCTGCCGCCGGCGCACGTCTTCTCGGTGTCGGGCAAGGCCGACAGCCAGCCGCTGTTTCCCGATGATCCGTCAATGGCCGCCAACCGAAGGGTGACCATCACCCTGATGCGGGAAGACCCGCCGCTGCCGCCAAACCTCAAGCCGTAA
- a CDS encoding KUP system potassium uptake protein (product_source=KO:K03549; cog=COG3158; ko=KO:K03549; pfam=PF02705; tigrfam=TIGR00794; transmembrane_helix_parts=Outside_1_53,TMhelix_54_76,Inside_77_111,TMhelix_112_134,Outside_135_148,TMhelix_149_168,Inside_169_176,TMhelix_177_199,Outside_200_213,TMhelix_214_236,Inside_237_256,TMhelix_257_279,Outside_280_293,TMhelix_294_316,Inside_317_352,TMhelix_353_372,Outside_373_375,TMhelix_376_398,Inside_399_404,TMhelix_405_423,Outside_424_432,TMhelix_433_455,Inside_456_633), translated as MAFSETSTDAPTEAPISTGFWQLTLGSIGVVFGDIGTSPLYAFREAVAGATHGAPVTRIIVLGVLSLILWALFIVVTAKYVLLLLRADNNGEGGTLSLMALGQRALGRRSWPLLALGVVGASMFIGDSMITPAISVLSAVEGLKLAAPALEHYVVPLTVIILVALFSVQRIGTAKVATAFGPVMIVWFSALALMGLYHISDEPSVIAAINPYYAIQFLLSHGTIGLVTLGAVFLAVTGGEALYADLGHFGRKPIQSGWFFFVLPALLINYFGQGALVLSNPAAIENPFYLMAPQSMLVPLIVLATAATVIASQAVITGAYSLVRQAVQLGLLPRFEVRYTSETHAGQIYLPRVNRLLLIGVLLLVLLFRTSSGLASAYGIAVSTTMVADGIMGFVVIWKLWNWKAATALAVIVPFVVVDMTFLSANLLKLLEGAWVPLLFGLTMAVLIWTWRRGAAILISKTRRTEVPLKDLIKSLEKRPPHIVKGTAVFLTSDPDFVPTAMLHNLKHNKVLHEHNVILTIETGQTPRVDPSERVRMENISDKFSTVRLRFGFMESPNVPKALVIARKLGWQFDIMATSFFVSRRSLKPSAQSGMPLWQDHLFIALSRSANDATDYFQIPTGRVVEVGTQVTI; from the coding sequence ATGGCCTTCAGCGAAACATCGACCGACGCGCCGACGGAAGCTCCGATCTCGACGGGCTTCTGGCAATTGACACTCGGCAGCATCGGCGTGGTGTTCGGCGATATTGGAACCTCGCCGCTGTATGCGTTCCGCGAGGCGGTCGCCGGTGCCACCCATGGCGCGCCGGTGACGCGCATCATCGTGCTCGGCGTTCTCTCGCTGATCCTGTGGGCGTTGTTCATCGTCGTGACAGCCAAATATGTTTTACTGCTGCTGCGCGCGGATAATAACGGCGAGGGCGGCACGCTGTCGTTGATGGCGCTGGGCCAGCGCGCATTGGGGCGACGGAGTTGGCCGCTGCTGGCGCTTGGCGTGGTCGGTGCCTCGATGTTCATCGGCGATTCCATGATCACACCGGCGATTTCGGTATTGTCCGCGGTCGAGGGCCTCAAGCTTGCCGCACCCGCGCTCGAGCACTACGTCGTGCCGCTCACCGTCATCATTCTTGTCGCGCTGTTTTCCGTGCAGCGCATTGGAACCGCAAAGGTTGCGACAGCCTTTGGCCCGGTGATGATCGTCTGGTTCTCCGCGCTGGCACTGATGGGCCTCTATCACATCAGCGATGAACCCTCGGTCATCGCTGCGATCAACCCGTACTACGCGATTCAATTTCTGCTTTCCCACGGCACCATCGGCCTCGTTACGCTGGGCGCCGTCTTCCTGGCGGTGACGGGCGGTGAAGCGCTCTATGCCGATCTCGGCCATTTCGGTCGCAAGCCGATTCAGTCCGGCTGGTTCTTTTTCGTGTTGCCGGCGTTGCTGATCAACTACTTCGGCCAGGGCGCGCTGGTGTTGTCGAATCCCGCCGCGATCGAGAACCCGTTTTATCTGATGGCCCCGCAGTCGATGCTGGTGCCGCTGATCGTGCTGGCGACGGCGGCGACGGTGATTGCGAGCCAGGCGGTGATAACCGGGGCTTATTCGCTCGTGCGTCAGGCCGTGCAGCTCGGCCTGCTGCCGCGCTTCGAGGTTCGCTACACCTCGGAGACCCACGCAGGACAGATCTATCTGCCCCGGGTCAACCGTTTGCTGCTGATCGGCGTGCTGCTGCTGGTGCTGCTGTTCCGCACCTCCAGCGGACTGGCATCGGCCTACGGCATCGCGGTTTCCACCACCATGGTTGCCGACGGAATCATGGGCTTTGTCGTGATCTGGAAGTTGTGGAACTGGAAGGCGGCGACGGCCCTGGCGGTGATCGTGCCTTTCGTTGTCGTCGATATGACCTTTCTCAGCGCCAATCTCCTGAAGTTGCTTGAGGGCGCATGGGTGCCGTTGCTGTTCGGCCTGACCATGGCGGTGTTGATCTGGACCTGGCGCCGCGGCGCTGCGATCCTGATCAGCAAGACCCGGCGCACCGAGGTGCCACTGAAGGACCTGATCAAGAGCCTGGAAAAGCGGCCGCCGCATATCGTCAAAGGGACCGCCGTGTTTCTGACCAGCGATCCCGACTTCGTGCCGACCGCGATGCTGCATAATCTGAAGCACAACAAGGTGCTGCACGAGCACAATGTGATCCTGACCATCGAGACCGGCCAGACCCCGCGCGTCGATCCCAGCGAGCGGGTGCGGATGGAAAACATCAGCGACAAGTTCTCCACCGTGCGATTGCGCTTCGGTTTCATGGAATCGCCGAACGTGCCCAAGGCCCTTGTCATCGCGCGAAAACTCGGCTGGCAGTTCGACATCATGGCGACGTCATTTTTCGTCTCGCGCCGCTCGCTGAAACCGTCGGCGCAGTCCGGGATGCCGCTGTGGCAGGATCACCTGTTTATTGCGCTCAGCCGGTCGGCGAACGACGCCACGGATTATTTTCAGATCCCGACCGGTCGCGTGGTCGAAGTGGGTACTCAGGTCACGATTTGA
- a CDS encoding KUP system potassium uptake protein (product_source=KO:K03549; cog=COG3158; ko=KO:K03549; pfam=PF02705; tigrfam=TIGR00794; transmembrane_helix_parts=Outside_1_69,TMhelix_70_92,Inside_93_112,TMhelix_113_135,Outside_136_154,TMhelix_155_177,Inside_178_185,TMhelix_186_208,Outside_209_222,TMhelix_223_245,Inside_246_265,TMhelix_266_288,Outside_289_302,TMhelix_303_325,Inside_326_356,TMhelix_357_376,Outside_377_385,TMhelix_386_408,Inside_409_414,TMhelix_415_437,Outside_438_441,TMhelix_442_460,Inside_461_642): MTSESAVPTAETPVATGHGDTHSTAGFKSLMLGSIGVVYGDIGTSPLYALREALVAAGGHTAAGVSNEAVLGVLSLILWALVIVVTLKYVLILLRADNKGEGGTLALMALAQRAVGSGSAVIVLLGIISGALFYGDAVITPALSVLSAIEGIKLVTSAFDPYVVPLTLIILLVLFAVQSRGTARVAAFFGPVMCIWFAVIAIAAIPPIMRHPEVLFALNPMHAVSFMLHHGIIGFVTLGAVFLAVTGAEALYADLGHFGKRPIQTAWLYIVLPSLALNYLGQGALVIGDPTALENPFFLMFPDWALLPMVCLATVATVIASQAVITGAYSLTRQAIQLGLLPRFEIRHTSEAHSGQIYIPRVNMLLLVSVVLLVLLFKSSSALASAYGISVTGTMVVTAMMGFVVIWRVWKWSPFAAAALIVPFLLLDLTFLAANLLKVFEGGWVPLALGGVVILLMYTWRRGSRLLFEKSRKLEFPLMDLVAMLEKRPPQRVSGTAVFLTSDPQSAPTALMHSLKHYKVLHEKNVILTIETAPTPRIDPADRVRMEEISATFAKVTLRFGFMESPNVPKSLAIARKIGWQFDIMSTSFFLSRRALKPAAHSGMPRWQDHLFIGLSRTANDATDYFQIPTGRVVEVGTQVTI, translated from the coding sequence ATGACCAGCGAGAGCGCAGTCCCCACCGCGGAAACGCCGGTGGCCACAGGACATGGTGACACCCATTCCACCGCAGGCTTCAAATCGCTGATGCTGGGCAGCATTGGTGTGGTCTATGGCGATATCGGCACCAGCCCGCTCTACGCGCTCCGGGAGGCTCTGGTCGCCGCGGGCGGGCACACTGCGGCCGGCGTCAGCAATGAGGCCGTGCTGGGCGTGCTGTCGCTGATCCTGTGGGCGCTGGTGATCGTGGTGACCCTGAAATACGTCCTGATCCTGCTCCGCGCCGACAATAAGGGCGAGGGTGGAACCCTGGCGCTGATGGCGCTGGCGCAGCGCGCGGTCGGGTCCGGCAGCGCGGTCATCGTCCTGCTCGGGATCATCAGCGGCGCGCTGTTCTACGGCGACGCGGTGATCACGCCGGCGCTGTCGGTGCTGTCGGCCATCGAAGGCATCAAGCTCGTCACCTCGGCGTTCGATCCCTATGTGGTGCCGCTGACCCTCATCATTCTGCTGGTGCTGTTCGCGGTGCAGTCGCGCGGCACGGCGCGGGTCGCAGCGTTCTTCGGGCCGGTGATGTGCATCTGGTTTGCCGTGATCGCCATCGCGGCGATCCCCCCGATCATGCGCCACCCCGAAGTGCTGTTCGCCCTCAACCCGATGCATGCGGTCTCGTTCATGCTTCACCATGGCATCATCGGCTTTGTTACGCTTGGCGCCGTGTTCCTCGCGGTCACCGGCGCGGAGGCGCTGTATGCCGACCTCGGCCATTTCGGCAAGCGACCGATTCAGACCGCATGGCTGTACATCGTGCTGCCGTCGCTGGCGCTGAACTATCTCGGGCAGGGCGCGCTGGTGATCGGCGATCCCACCGCGCTGGAAAATCCGTTCTTCCTGATGTTTCCGGATTGGGCGCTGTTGCCGATGGTCTGCCTCGCCACCGTCGCAACCGTGATCGCCAGCCAGGCGGTTATCACGGGCGCCTATTCGCTGACGCGGCAGGCGATCCAGCTCGGTCTGCTGCCGCGGTTCGAAATCCGCCACACTTCGGAGGCGCATTCCGGCCAGATCTACATTCCGCGCGTCAACATGCTGCTGCTGGTCAGCGTCGTGCTGCTGGTGCTGCTGTTCAAATCATCGAGCGCGCTGGCCTCGGCCTATGGCATCTCGGTGACCGGCACGATGGTGGTCACCGCGATGATGGGCTTTGTGGTGATCTGGCGGGTCTGGAAATGGTCGCCGTTCGCGGCGGCGGCATTGATCGTGCCGTTCCTGCTGCTCGATCTCACCTTCCTCGCCGCCAACCTGTTGAAGGTGTTCGAGGGCGGCTGGGTGCCGCTGGCGCTCGGCGGCGTGGTCATCCTGCTGATGTATACGTGGCGTCGCGGCAGCCGGCTGCTGTTCGAGAAATCCCGCAAGCTGGAGTTTCCGCTGATGGATCTCGTTGCGATGCTGGAGAAGCGTCCGCCGCAACGCGTATCGGGTACCGCGGTGTTCCTCACCAGCGATCCGCAGAGCGCGCCGACTGCGCTGATGCATAGTCTGAAACACTACAAAGTGCTGCACGAGAAGAATGTTATTCTCACCATCGAGACCGCGCCGACGCCGCGCATCGATCCGGCCGACCGGGTGCGGATGGAAGAGATCAGCGCCACCTTCGCCAAGGTGACATTGCGCTTCGGCTTCATGGAATCGCCCAATGTGCCGAAGTCGCTGGCGATCGCGCGCAAGATTGGCTGGCAGTTCGACATCATGTCGACGTCGTTCTTCCTGTCGCGGCGCGCGCTGAAGCCGGCGGCGCATTCCGGGATGCCGCGCTGGCAGGACCACCTGTTCATCGGGCTCAGCCGCACCGCCAACGATGCCACCGACTATTTCCAGATCCCGACCGGGCGGGTCGTCGAGGTTGGCACGCAGGTGACGATTTAA
- a CDS encoding rhodanese-related sulfurtransferase (product_source=COG0607; cath_funfam=3.40.250.10; cog=COG0607; pfam=PF00581; smart=SM00450; superfamily=52821): protein MAGEAHSVTDLTPDEVSKGIADGRYLLVDVREPNEVAVEAYPDAVVVPLSSFDSADLPDPAGKQIVFACRSGKRSVTASLAAQADGLPYDKHLAGGMLGWKAAGLPTKAG, encoded by the coding sequence GTGGCAGGCGAAGCTCATAGCGTTACGGATTTGACCCCCGACGAAGTCTCGAAGGGAATCGCCGACGGGCGCTATCTCCTTGTCGATGTCCGCGAGCCCAACGAGGTTGCGGTCGAAGCCTATCCTGATGCCGTCGTGGTGCCGCTGTCCAGCTTCGACTCCGCGGACCTGCCGGATCCCGCCGGTAAGCAGATCGTGTTCGCCTGCCGCTCCGGCAAGCGATCGGTGACGGCGTCGCTGGCCGCGCAGGCGGATGGCTTGCCCTATGACAAGCATCTCGCCGGCGGCATGCTGGGATGGAAGGCTGCGGGCCTGCCGACGAAAGCCGGCTGA